The genomic interval TCAGATGAGGActgctgtatgtgtgttgaCAGGCTGTGACACATCAGGGTTCCtctgatttatttgattttatttcctgGAAACGCAAGCTTCCTAGTATTATATGTCTTAGTCGAAAATGTCTGGAAGCAGTCTTAAAGGTTACCCTTTAAGACAGATGTAAGACTAACAATTTTGGCCTTTTTACCAGAGCAAAGCAGATGCAATTTCAgctgtgatttttttcccccctggaTCATGTTCTTGCAAAAAAAGTGCCATTAGGAATTTGATGAACTTTTCTCTAAAGTTATCCAACTTAACAAACCCTTACTTTATATGATTATATTGATACTCAGGTCATTCTGCAGTTGTTAGTAATGTATAAGCTGAGAGGGGCTGCTAATGTACATTTCTACATAATGTTTTGCTCACAGACCTATACTGCTGGCTGGCTATTAAAGCCCTAGTCTCAGCATCACTGGCAATAGCCACTCAGGCTAGTCTTCCTCTGTAGACTCCAGCTCGCAGCCCCAGGGCCCACTAACAGATGAACTGCATTGCATAACAGCTTATTACTCAGAGAGACGAGTGGCTTTTATGTTTACAAAATAGAAGCAGCTCTTTGTTATATGTGTGTGGCTTAGCatatatgttttatgtttaactttCCTATAGACATTATGCCATTGGTTGGGGTTAATGGATGGAAGAGGGGAAACAAACTTTGTCAATTAATCAAGCACTGGAGCTCAAAGACACTTGCCTGTCTGAATATCCCTCCATTAATTCAGAGTTTAGAGCTAGGCCgagtgtgtctttgtgtgtacGCCTATGCGTGGGTGAAAGATTAAGGATCAGCTGGAATTGGACACTGCGCTGTGTTTTGGTTCATTAGGAACGAGAAGTTTGACTTTAGCTGGCACCTAATCTGAATTTTCAGCCTGTGTCACAATAGGCAGACACACACTGTGACAGTGCGGAATGTATGCTTACGGCATAGCTTTGCCTCTGTCAGGATGTAAGCTAGCTGAGGTGGTGCACACCCTGCAGGGTGTAGCATTTCCCCAAGTGAAatgggagcaggggtgcctggGTAACCAGACCAAGGCTTTATTCTCAGGCTGGGTGTGGTGCTTAGGAGCAGAGGATTATGGGATCTCTGACCTGGACTGACATCTGCAGCTGTTATAGAGGAGAGGAAGCAGAACAGAGGAGACTGCACACTGCCTTTGCCAGCGTTGCACTTCTAGCAAGCTGTTCTTAATTCACCTTCGTGTATGTCATATCACAGGGACACTTGTTATCGGTTTGGCCGCAAAGTGACTTTGTGCCTCGTGTTACACATTGAGTAGGTTTTCTCAGAGGCCAGTCAAGTTCACTGTCTTCTGTTATTAAATCTTAATTTGTGGATGATAAGGTCTTTAGGTTAGCAGGTTAAAGTGTCACAAAAGGGGGAGGAGGATCTACCTGACAGTTCAGCGCTTAACGGAGAACTTCTATCTTTGTGATAACATACTTATAAAGTCATAAAGGTTTAGGCACCTCTGGTTATAATTTGTTTtagaatgaataataaaagaagaCAAATATCCTCCTAAATGGCACACTGAATAAATATTCTTTCCAATATCTTTGTAAACTcagtgtattttcttttgtatttttcacaATTTAGAAGGAAAAGGTGGAAATGGTATCAAAGTGTTTTCGAGCATCCGTTTCTTAACAGGATTGGTTTAGGTTCAGAATGCCAGAAAGCTTTCAGAGAGAACTGAAACCCAGAATTAGTAGAAAGGCAGATCTTCAGGAAAAAGTATCCCACTCTTTGGTGAGGTGGTGCACTGTGTCAGTGTGCAGCAAAGAGACACTATGCAAGGTACATAACTGGATCAAGCATTTCATGCATCCTCATTCTCATTCAGCATCACAGGCTGGGAAGTTTAGATaaagttaattaactttttagcCACAAAGATCGTAGAAATCGtagaattttttaaaaggaacATCTCTGTTTATATTGAGAACAGGGGTTGATCACACTTTGGGCTCATGTTGAACCAGTGGCATATTCCAACTTCTCACACTACCCTgtgtggtggaaaaaaaaaaaccaaaaagaaaatggcTTCGATGGCAGGATGATGATCCCAAACACATTTCAATATCCAAAACTTTTAGACTTTCTCAAGAAGCAGAAGCTCATGGTTTTGTCACGAATATCTGTGGACAGACCTGAACCAAGCCATGCAGGAAGAATGCGTGAGAATAAGAAATTATCTTTATTACATTGTGCCTTTTGATAATCAGGGCTTCATTAATGTTTTTAGCTATTCATTAATAGTAATAGAAAGTTTTAGTGCTGCGACTTTTGCTGGCAGTCACCATGCATACAGTTATGGGGTTTGTTTTCTGCAAAGTTTTGGTGCAAACAAATCTCCACTTTAGGACTGTGCTTCATGGCTTGTATGTGCAGGCTGTGTAACAAAAGGTAATGTTTGGCCTGTGTGGTTCAATGACATCTAGCATTGGTGGCTATGTAAATCAAGATCATAGATAAAGGATGTAGCTGATCTCTTCATTTTCTGCTTCCCTGCAGCACTCATCGGTGGATGGCTTTGTTGAGCCACCAGCTCCCCCAACGAAGTCTGCGAGTCGTCACAGCCTGCCACGATGTCGCAACTCTTTCACCTCCACAGACGAGCACCCTCATATTGGCAACTACCGTCTTCTCAAGACCATTGGAAAGGGGAACTTTGCCAAAGTAAAGCTGGCACGACACGTCCTAACTGGAAGAGAGGTGAGAAGAGTTTTATGCATAATTTCAAAATCATATagcatttagttttttatttttttgcaataCACCTTTTATGCCAAACCTGCCACATTAGCCTGACTTTAATCACTTTGTAATGAGAGTTAAAGCTGTAAATGATTGTTTCTTCTATTATTTGTTGATATAACTTCCCAGAGGCCAAGCTAACATACTGCTTGGTCTGTTAATATTTATCAGGGTTTTAAATGTAACTGAACAATTGACTCAAAAGTTGTATATTAGTTAAGCTGGTAAAATgttgactgttttatttatatgtggAAACTGTTGTTGTGTCAGTGCAAGAGACAACTCACCCTGAGGCTgctaaaccaaaacaaatctcATCAGAGAGATGGTGGGAACATTATTAATGATCCTATTAACAGTTTGGTTTATtgtgagggggaaaaaaagtaacACAGTGATGAGCTCATTAACATTAAAAAGGCCTGAATgtccacagaaaacaacagctTGTTCACCACAATCAGCCAAGTGAAGAGCAAAGAGAAAATTCAGTGCAGTCAGTTTATAAAGCTCAGTAGACAGGCAAGATTAAATAttgccaaaaaacaaacaaaaaaatacctttaaaaaaGACCTTTCGTGGAACTGCATTTTTCCTggacaaattaaacaaatctaaaaagaaaaaaaaaagtgatgaaaGTTTTTAATAACTCAAGATCCAAAAACATACATCTGTAAAAGACTTGGAAGCAGTGTGATGACATGAGCATGCATGGCATGGCCCTTTGTTACCAGTGATTCAGTGTTAATGTAATGGAAAAAAGATGCAGCCAGATAAATTCTGAATTGTATAGTGTTTAACTGTCTGCTCAGACAAATGGATCAAAACTGATTAGATGGATGATGCTTTGCCGTACAAAATGACATCCAATCTGATTAGCCTGACACCATATATTTACCTGATCGAACTACATTTCAGTACAGCTGCAGTAAAGATCAGGCAGAGCAGCAGTATGGAGGAAACCATcttcctgcaggtttcagattTCAGCTAAACCTCTTCACGCTAAAAAGCTGTAAATTCCTAAACCCTTGTAAAACTTTGGAAATCATCTATTTGATTAAGACTAATTTGTATCATTTGTTCAGTCAGGTCATGTCAAGATCGCTCACACATGCACAGCTATACACTGATGACCTGTCAGGGTGATACACGCCCTGCTTTTGTGTGTTGGTAAATAAAGCTCTGGTTTCCAGGGCCCACAGCTCTCATCAAAGGTCCTCTCATGTCTGTATCTTAGCCACTTGCATCCATTTCATCTTCCATGTTTCAGAAAGTACTGGGTCATGTCAGAATATTGGGAGCACACATGTTCTATCAGGTCTAGTCCATTCTGGGTCTTTTAATGTTAAACGAGTAGATTGAGTATGCTGAGCCCAGTGCTGGTGGAGAAGGTCAGGcactatgtgtgtctgaaagcTTTTGCTGGCTCATCAGAATGCAAAGACATGGACCAGAGTTagagagggaagaagtggaaagACCATAAACCACAAATCTGATGCTATCGTAGCATGGGTCTAgcaggtctcttagcaacattgATTTTCCAAATGGCTATAACAAGTAAAGGTTTAACTCTGCAGGAAAACCTGAAAGAGCTTGGTGGAGGAAAGAAAGAGGTAAGGCAGAAAAGGAGACACTTGCAGGTGACTGAATGTCTTCCATCTGCTTAGGAAGTTGAACAcaagacacacatgcacatgagtGCCTTAATGCTCAGCTGCAGTGATGGAAACAGTTGCCTCTACTATATCAACAGGAAAGGATGATGTCATAGGATTGTGATAATTAAACAGTGTTTATTTTGTCCTTCTGGGCCACTGTAGAAACATCTGTGGTGGATGATTGATGTTGCCTGTTGATGataattgttcattttaatgtaaaaaataaatactgattCATCAAAGCTTTTGTTTTGCCCATgattagttttattgttttagtaaatatacaattttagtagtagtagtagattATCAGATTCACCCTAGTTGATGTAGAAGAATGATTGTAGATGACAATTAGCAATAGAGGAACTGTCAGCTGATTATTTGTGCTGATTTTTTGCCATAATTATAGATGATTGGCATCAGATTATTTCACAATGCTAGGAAACAAGTATTTGAATGTAGACACATTTGCAGTGCAGGAAGTTGTGCTGATGCGACTGCTGCAGAATAATTATTTTGCATCGCAAACCATAGCGTTTTCATTGGAAAATTCCATTGTGTGATATTGAGGGGGATCCTTTGACAGAAAAACATAATATTCATAACTAAACAATAAGAAATTTTGTTCATCTAACCTTAAAATCAGCAATTTATATCCAAAGATGCTCCTTTTGTATCTTTTTCCATTATCGTGTTACTACAGGAGCCCAGAGCAGACAAACTGAATGTTGGTTTCTCGAATAGGTTTTTAAGTGATGACCAATTCTTGTGGCTATCTTAGATGCACTCAGTGGTTGTGACTTTGAGTTTTTAAGGCTTTTTTAGAGGACAAATTTACTGTGAAACCTGTACTTCTCTAAAAGTGTCGGAGCTGTATGCATGCAGTGTTCAGTCAGCTTTGATTTGCATGTGACAGAAAACATTGAATGTTTCATTATAATTAACACCAATATGGATTTTCACCCCTTCCTGTTTCTTGCCAAGTAATAGTGATGcctttgtctttatttgaatATGACCATAAAGCACACCACTGGTTCCTAAACATTTTCTGCAGGCCCCCCTTTTCATTTACAACTTTAATATCAAAAGTATGAGGCTTTTTAGACCAGGAAACCCTGCACGTTACTTTAGTAAAACTACTTTGCTGTTTACAAAAGTTGGGTAGCTTATTTCTGCAGTAATCTTAGTGCAGTAATCAACGGGCTTTTCTTTATGTTCGGGATGTGGAGTCTCTGGAGGGGCgttgtaacttgtttggctACATACTGTCAAATGCTAATACTTTGAGACCTATGGCACACTGTGCTCTCTCTCTTCGTTAGTCACCATTGTAGTGGGCAGGCCCAGGACAAGATATGggttgtcaattttttttttttatgtctgttgtTGATTGATTGTTTGACCTATGTTTGCACtttggtactttcacaaattttagTA from Melanotaenia boesemani isolate fMelBoe1 chromosome 16, fMelBoe1.pri, whole genome shotgun sequence carries:
- the LOC121655643 gene encoding serine/threonine-protein kinase MARK1-like isoform X3, with the translated sequence MSTRTPLPTVNERDTENHSSVDGFVEPPAPPTKSASRHSLPRCRNSFTSTDEHPHIGNYRLLKTIGKGNFAKVKLARHVLTGREVAVKIIDKTQLNPTSLQKITF